One genomic window of Oncorhynchus clarkii lewisi isolate Uvic-CL-2024 chromosome 5, UVic_Ocla_1.0, whole genome shotgun sequence includes the following:
- the LOC139408891 gene encoding proline-serine-threonine phosphatase-interacting protein 2-like — MRELHFKDCFWNRDFTGTGGYDSIIQHLNNGKKTCKEIEDFMKARASIEEKYAKELLGLSKKVCGCNEMNTLKRSLDVFKLQTEHVSLSHLQLAQTMRDEAKKLEDFRERQKEARKKVEQQMDALHKQRATQFKKTMESKKTYEQKCRDKEEAEQNMNRNASTSNAKQQEKLFARTNQAKMNAEVADRLYMQNVTALGRIREDWQKEHVKACEVFEKQEVERINTLRNMVWTHLNQLSQQCVTSDELYEEVRKSLEHCDIQEDIEHFVNLRRTGDKPPAPILYDNFYGSQRVPVAPSVTQMTPSITRRPLPNPTNTGGDLINSTALDPDRAYSVIQY; from the exons ATGAGAGAACTTCACTTTAAGGATTGCTTTTGG AACAGGGATTTCACCGGCACTGGGGGTTATGACAGTATCATCCAGCACCTCAACAATGGCAAGAAGACATGCAAGGAGATAGAAGACTTCATGAAAGCCAG AGCATCCATAGAGGAGAAGTATGCCAAAGAGCTACTGGGTCTCTCCAAGAAGGTGTGTGGGTGCAATGAGATGAA CACACTGAAGAGATCGCTGGATGTGTTCAAACTGC AGACTGAACATGTGAGTTTGTCACACCTACAACTGGCACAAACAATgagggatgaggcaaaaaaaCTTGAGGACttcagggagagacagaaagaggcaaGGAAAAAG GTTGAACAACAGATGGATGCCCTACACAAACAGAGGGCCACTCAGTTCAAGAAAACTATGGAG TCAAAGAAGACATATGAGCAAAAGTGTCGAGACAAAGAGGAAGCAGAACAGAACATGAACCGAAATGCAAGCACCAGTAACGCCAAGCAGCAGGAAAAG CTATTTGCAAGAACAAATCAAGCAAAAATGAATGCAGAGGTAGCTG ACAGGCTATACATGCAGAATGTGACTGCGCTGGGAAGAATCAGGGAGGACTGGCAGAAGGAGCATGTCAAAGCATGCGAG GTATTTGAGAAGCAGGAAGTTGAGAGGATTAACACTCTAAGGAACATGGTGTGGACTCATCTCAACCAGCTCTCCCAGCAGTGTGTCACCAGCGATGAG CTATATGAGGAAGTGAGGAAGTCTCTTGAACATTGCGACATACAGGAGGACATTGAACACTTTGTGAACCTCAGACGGACTGGGGATAAACCACCAG CTCCTATTCTGTATGATAACTTCTACGGCAGTCAGAGGGTCCCCGTAGCACCATCAGTCACCCAAATGACTCCATCTATCACCAG GAGACCACTGCCTAATCCAACCAACACTGGAG GTGATTTGATCAACTCAACTGCATTAGATCCAGATCGAGCCTACAGTGTTATACAATACTAG